Proteins encoded together in one Mycobacterium simiae window:
- a CDS encoding DUF7937 domain-containing protein, with protein MRGAAPAPGPQTAGRPGTRNVVADLTAAVLLVIATLLPWNLYFGLGIPDSNGTLFAVLIAVTVLSLIAIALPGSGSPGRGLRFALNVPYLLLVLGFVGFDVVQTVRFGGTVTVPGGVGPGAWAGVAGALLSAQSADGRAVPDGDGANGRHRAARVIGYASMLAAVLSVGFTLFWRIKYALSDTGSSAGFGTQNIAVIATAVVYGLVALIAVLVASRWLLQNTRASRLATIALGASALVGGIIVWLLPVGRDIDAFHGIAQNTSTAGVGFEGYLAWAAVAAIFVPRTLFARAGTVSAEETAWRAAARTGLLLIAVWGLGSVAMRITDLAVATSLNYPYSRYDTVVLAVFDAATAALALWLRTKLRDASVAARTITTLCGLVAALSISRVIVGVVLAPRFAEPPNATQHPVYGNDLAQQITSTFDVALSALALFILAAAIITGHFTRLRRRRRAARRRAAAQNADAPTTRIHTGESPTTVIPQLTGAPRIFRGDDSATQQIPLSKPQIYRPPQDPS; from the coding sequence ATCAGGGGCGCGGCGCCCGCTCCGGGCCCGCAGACCGCGGGCCGGCCCGGCACACGCAACGTGGTGGCCGACCTGACCGCCGCCGTCCTGCTTGTCATCGCGACGCTGCTGCCGTGGAACCTGTACTTCGGTCTCGGGATTCCCGACAGCAACGGGACGCTGTTCGCGGTGCTGATCGCCGTGACGGTGCTGTCGCTGATTGCCATCGCTTTGCCCGGTTCCGGGTCGCCGGGCCGCGGGCTGCGGTTCGCGCTCAACGTTCCTTATTTGCTGCTGGTGCTCGGGTTCGTCGGGTTCGACGTGGTCCAGACCGTCCGTTTCGGTGGCACCGTGACCGTGCCGGGCGGTGTCGGCCCGGGCGCCTGGGCCGGCGTTGCCGGCGCGCTGCTGAGCGCGCAGTCGGCTGACGGCCGGGCGGTTCCGGACGGCGACGGCGCGAACGGCCGCCACCGGGCGGCGCGCGTCATCGGCTACGCCTCGATGCTGGCCGCGGTGCTCAGCGTTGGTTTCACCCTGTTCTGGCGCATCAAGTACGCGCTGAGCGACACGGGTAGTTCGGCCGGGTTCGGAACCCAGAACATCGCCGTCATCGCGACGGCGGTGGTCTACGGCCTGGTGGCCTTGATCGCCGTGCTGGTCGCTTCCAGATGGCTGCTGCAGAACACGCGAGCATCGCGGTTGGCGACGATCGCGTTGGGCGCCTCGGCGCTGGTGGGCGGCATCATCGTCTGGCTCCTGCCCGTGGGCCGCGACATCGACGCGTTCCACGGCATCGCGCAAAACACCTCTACCGCGGGTGTCGGATTCGAGGGCTACCTGGCCTGGGCGGCGGTCGCCGCCATTTTCGTGCCCCGCACCCTGTTCGCCCGAGCCGGCACCGTGTCGGCCGAGGAGACCGCGTGGCGCGCGGCGGCCCGAACCGGCTTGCTGCTCATCGCCGTATGGGGCCTGGGGTCGGTGGCCATGCGGATCACCGACCTCGCCGTCGCGACCAGCCTGAACTACCCCTATTCGCGCTACGACACGGTGGTGCTGGCCGTGTTCGACGCGGCCACCGCGGCGCTGGCGCTGTGGCTGCGAACCAAACTGCGCGACGCCTCGGTTGCCGCCAGAACGATCACGACGCTATGCGGACTTGTTGCTGCACTGAGCATTTCGCGGGTCATTGTGGGTGTGGTGCTGGCGCCGCGGTTCGCCGAACCGCCCAACGCCACGCAGCACCCGGTTTACGGAAACGACCTTGCGCAGCAGATCACCAGCACGTTCGACGTGGCACTGTCCGCGCTGGCGCTGTTTATCCTGGCGGCGGCGATCATCACCGGACACTTCACCCGGCTGCGCCGGCGCCGCCGGGCCGCTCGCCGACGCGCCGCCGCGCAGAACGCCGATGCGCCGACGACCCGCATTCACACCGGCGAATCGCCCACCACGGTGATACCGCAACTGACCGGCGCCCCAAGGATTTTCCGCGGCGACGACTCGGCCACCCAGCAGATTCCCCTCAGCAAGCCGCAGATCTACCGGCCCCCGCAGGACCCGTCTTAG
- a CDS encoding NAD-dependent epimerase/dehydratase family protein has translation MRVLLTGAAGFIGSRVNAALHAAGHEVIGVDMLLPAAHGPKSVLPKGCHRVDIRDGEALAPLLDGVDLVCHQAAMVGAGVDAADAPAYGGHNDYGTTVLLAQMFAAGVQRLVLASSMVVYGQGRYHCPAHGLVEPLPRRRADLDAGTFEHRCPLGGEELSWRLVDEDAALRPRSLYAASKTAQEHYALAWSESAGGSVVALRYHNVYGPGMPRDTPYSGVAAIFRSSLEKGESPRVFEDGGQMRDFVHVDDVAAANLAAVAHVSAAGGPGFTAVNVCSGRPISILDVAAALCEARAEALSPVITGQYRSGDVRHIVADPARAAEVLGFRAAIDPRDGLRDFAFAALR, from the coding sequence ATGAGGGTGCTGCTGACCGGCGCGGCCGGCTTCATCGGCTCGCGGGTCAACGCGGCGCTGCACGCAGCCGGTCACGAGGTGATCGGTGTCGACATGTTGCTGCCGGCCGCCCACGGCCCAAAATCGGTGCTACCGAAGGGATGCCATCGGGTCGACATCCGCGACGGCGAAGCGCTGGCCCCGCTGCTGGACGGCGTCGACCTGGTGTGTCACCAGGCCGCGATGGTGGGCGCCGGCGTCGACGCGGCCGACGCCCCCGCCTACGGCGGCCACAACGACTACGGCACCACGGTGTTGCTGGCGCAGATGTTCGCCGCCGGAGTGCAACGACTGGTGCTGGCGTCGTCGATGGTGGTCTACGGGCAGGGCCGATATCACTGTCCCGCACACGGATTGGTGGAACCGCTGCCGCGGCGGCGGGCGGATCTCGACGCCGGGACGTTCGAGCATCGCTGCCCACTCGGCGGCGAGGAGCTGTCCTGGCGGCTGGTCGACGAGGACGCCGCCCTGCGCCCGCGCAGCCTGTATGCGGCCAGCAAGACGGCCCAGGAACACTACGCCTTGGCCTGGTCGGAGTCGGCGGGCGGCTCGGTGGTGGCGTTGCGCTACCACAATGTCTACGGTCCCGGTATGCCGCGCGACACCCCCTACTCCGGGGTGGCGGCGATCTTTCGGTCCTCGTTGGAAAAGGGAGAATCGCCAAGGGTTTTCGAGGACGGCGGCCAGATGCGCGACTTCGTCCACGTCGACGACGTCGCCGCCGCTAACCTGGCGGCCGTCGCGCACGTGTCGGCGGCGGGTGGGCCCGGCTTCACCGCGGTCAACGTCTGCTCGGGGCGGCCCATCTCGATCCTCGACGTGGCCGCCGCCCTATGCGAGGCGCGCGCGGAGGCGCTGTCCCCGGTGATCACCGGGCAGTATCGCAGCGGCGACGTGCGTCATATTGTCGCTGATCCGGCACGTGCGGCCGAGGTGCTGGGTTTTCGCGCCGCAATCGATCCGCGCGACGGCTTACGGGATTTCGCGTTCGCTGCGCTGCGCTAG
- a CDS encoding S-methyl-5'-thioadenosine phosphorylase — protein sequence MLAVIGGSGFYTFFDSDVRDVAVDTPYGAPAAPITLGTIGDHEVAFLPRHGARHEYSAHTVPYRANMWALRALGVRRIFAPCAVGSLKPAYGPGTVVVPDQLVDRTKGRADTYFDSGAIHVDFADPYCPTLRSAAAGLPDVVDGGTMVVIQGPRFSTRAESQWFAAAGFALVNMTGYPEAVLARELEMCYAAIALVTDLDAGVSAGEGVKTVDVLVQFEKNIEAFKKLVRDAIGRVATERGCTHCLAHTGVTLPIELP from the coding sequence ATGCTCGCGGTGATCGGCGGCAGTGGCTTCTACACGTTCTTCGATTCCGACGTCCGCGACGTCGCGGTGGACACCCCCTACGGGGCGCCCGCCGCTCCCATCACGCTGGGCACCATCGGCGACCACGAGGTCGCATTCCTGCCGCGGCACGGCGCCCGGCACGAATACTCGGCGCACACCGTGCCCTACCGCGCCAACATGTGGGCGCTGCGCGCCCTGGGCGTCCGACGGATCTTCGCGCCGTGCGCGGTGGGCAGCCTCAAACCCGCCTACGGGCCGGGCACCGTGGTGGTACCCGATCAATTGGTGGATCGCACCAAGGGCCGCGCCGACACCTACTTCGATTCCGGTGCCATCCACGTCGACTTCGCCGACCCGTACTGCCCGACCTTGCGGTCGGCGGCCGCCGGGCTGCCTGACGTGGTCGACGGCGGCACCATGGTGGTGATCCAGGGGCCGCGGTTTTCCACCCGCGCCGAAAGCCAATGGTTCGCCGCGGCAGGTTTCGCGTTGGTCAACATGACCGGGTATCCCGAGGCAGTACTGGCTCGCGAACTCGAAATGTGCTATGCAGCAATCGCTTTGGTGACCGATCTGGACGCCGGTGTCAGCGCCGGCGAGGGGGTGAAGACGGTGGATGTGCTGGTGCAATTCGAGAAGAACATCGAGGCGTTCAAGAAGTTGGTGCGCGACGCGATCGGCCGAGTGGCCACCGAGCGCGGCTGCACGCACTGCCTGGCGCACACCGGGGTGACGCTGCCGATCGAGCTGCCATGA
- a CDS encoding 1,4-dihydroxy-2-naphthoate polyprenyltransferase — MANFAQWISGARPRTLPNAVAPVVAGTGAAAWLQSAVWWKALLALAVALALTVGVNYANDYSDGVRGTDDVRTGPARLVGSRLATPRSVLTAAVCALAVGAVSGLALALLSAPWLIAVGVVCLAGAWLYTGGSRPYGYAGFGEVAVFVFFGLVAVLGTQYTQALRVDWVGLTLAVATGALSSSVLVANNLRDIPTDTQAQKITLAVRLGDARTRLFYQGLLATAGALTLVLMLATPWCEVGLIATPLAVRAARPVRSGRSGPELIPVLRDTGLTMLVWAVAVAAALTLGR, encoded by the coding sequence GTGGCCAATTTTGCGCAGTGGATCTCAGGTGCCCGGCCGCGGACGCTGCCCAACGCGGTCGCACCGGTGGTGGCGGGCACCGGGGCCGCAGCGTGGCTGCAGTCCGCCGTGTGGTGGAAAGCCTTGCTGGCGTTGGCCGTCGCGCTCGCGCTGACCGTCGGCGTCAACTACGCCAACGACTACTCCGACGGTGTTCGGGGCACCGATGACGTCCGGACTGGGCCGGCACGGCTGGTCGGCTCGCGGCTGGCCACGCCGCGATCGGTGCTCACGGCCGCAGTGTGCGCGCTTGCCGTCGGCGCGGTGTCGGGTCTGGCGTTGGCGCTGCTGTCGGCGCCGTGGCTGATCGCGGTCGGGGTGGTCTGCCTCGCCGGCGCCTGGTTGTACACCGGCGGGTCGCGCCCCTACGGCTACGCCGGTTTTGGCGAGGTCGCGGTGTTCGTGTTCTTCGGCCTGGTCGCCGTGCTGGGCACGCAGTACACCCAGGCGCTGCGGGTGGACTGGGTAGGGCTGACGCTGGCGGTGGCGACGGGCGCGCTGTCGTCGTCGGTCCTGGTCGCCAACAACCTGCGCGACATCCCGACCGACACGCAGGCGCAGAAGATCACGCTCGCGGTCCGTCTCGGCGACGCCCGCACTCGGCTGTTCTACCAAGGCCTGCTGGCTACCGCCGGGGCATTGACGTTGGTGCTGATGCTGGCGACGCCATGGTGCGAGGTCGGGTTGATCGCCACGCCGTTGGCCGTGCGCGCGGCCCGGCCGGTGCGATCCGGCCGAAGCGGTCCAGAGCTCATCCCGGTGCTGCGTGATACCGGCCTGACGATGCTGGTGTGGGCGGTCGCGGTCGCAGCGGCGCTGACGCTGGGGCGCTGA
- the fabH gene encoding beta-ketoacyl-ACP synthase III yields the protein MQQIAAAASGPSNIGLLSVGAYRPERVVTNEELCQNIDSSDEWIYSRTGIKTRRFAARDESVASMAIEASRQALARAELSAGDIDGVIVATSTQFLQTPASAPAVASALGTAGVPAFDVSAGCAGFGYAVGVAADMIRGGSVAKMLVIGSEKLSPTVDMLDRSNCFIFADGAAAVVVGQTAEQGIGPTVWGSDGEQALAIRQDIDWIAYTENPTGPRPFLRLEGSAVFRWAAFEMGKVGRQAMDAAGVRSDQIDVFIPHQANARINEVLAKNLDLRADAIVANDIEHTGNTSAASIPLAMAELLDTGASKPGDLALLIGYGAGLSYAAQVVRMPNG from the coding sequence ATGCAGCAGATCGCCGCCGCGGCCAGCGGACCCAGCAACATCGGACTGCTCAGCGTCGGCGCATACCGCCCGGAGCGGGTCGTCACCAACGAGGAGCTGTGCCAGAACATCGACTCCTCCGATGAATGGATCTACAGCCGCACCGGCATCAAGACGCGCCGCTTCGCCGCCCGCGACGAATCGGTCGCGTCGATGGCGATCGAGGCCAGCCGGCAGGCGCTAGCACGCGCGGAGCTGTCGGCCGGCGACATCGACGGCGTCATCGTGGCGACCAGCACCCAGTTTCTGCAGACGCCCGCCAGCGCCCCCGCGGTCGCGTCGGCCCTGGGCACCGCCGGCGTGCCCGCATTCGACGTCTCGGCCGGCTGCGCCGGCTTCGGTTATGCGGTTGGCGTCGCCGCCGACATGATTCGCGGCGGCAGTGTCGCCAAGATGCTGGTGATCGGTTCGGAAAAACTCTCCCCGACCGTGGACATGCTCGACCGCAGCAACTGCTTCATCTTCGCCGACGGCGCCGCGGCGGTCGTGGTCGGCCAGACGGCCGAGCAAGGAATCGGGCCGACGGTCTGGGGCAGCGACGGCGAGCAAGCGTTGGCCATCCGCCAGGACATCGACTGGATCGCCTACACCGAGAACCCAACCGGCCCGCGCCCGTTCCTGCGGCTGGAGGGCAGCGCGGTCTTCCGTTGGGCCGCATTCGAAATGGGCAAAGTCGGGCGTCAGGCGATGGACGCCGCGGGCGTCAGGTCCGACCAGATCGACGTGTTCATCCCGCATCAGGCCAACGCGCGCATCAACGAAGTGCTGGCCAAAAATCTCGACCTGCGGGCGGACGCGATCGTCGCCAACGACATTGAGCACACCGGAAACACGTCCGCGGCTTCCATACCGCTGGCGATGGCCGAACTGCTGGACACCGGGGCGTCCAAGCCCGGCGATCTCGCGCTGCTGATCGGTTACGGTGCGGGGCTCAGCTACGCCGCACAGGTCGTGCGGATGCCCAACGGCTGA
- a CDS encoding DUF4229 domain-containing protein — MSEEPSDNSTGDSAPDHVRDRVLIDVLLYAGARLLLAVVLTGVIYLAAQLLGVTPFPVVVAALFALIIAMPLGIWVFTPLRQRATASLAVAGERRRSEREQLRARLRGEDAAKSGDDSDAN; from the coding sequence GTGTCAGAAGAGCCGAGCGACAACAGCACTGGGGACAGCGCACCAGATCACGTTCGGGATCGCGTCCTGATCGACGTCTTGCTTTACGCCGGGGCGCGGTTGCTCTTGGCGGTGGTACTGACCGGAGTGATTTATCTCGCGGCGCAATTGTTGGGGGTCACTCCGTTCCCCGTTGTCGTCGCGGCGTTGTTCGCGTTGATCATCGCGATGCCGTTGGGTATCTGGGTCTTCACGCCGCTGCGGCAGCGGGCCACCGCCTCGTTGGCCGTCGCCGGCGAGCGGCGTCGCAGCGAACGTGAACAGCTGCGGGCCCGGTTGCGCGGCGAGGACGCAGCAAAGTCCGGAGACGATTCCGATGCGAACTGA